Proteins co-encoded in one Streptomyces roseochromogenus subsp. oscitans DS 12.976 genomic window:
- the cseB gene encoding two-component system response regulator CseB — MADQTHVLFVEDDDVIREATQLALERDGFAVTAMPDGLSGLEAFRANRPDIALLDVMVPGLDGVSLCRRIRDESTVPVIMLSARADSIDVVLGLEAGADDYVTKPFDGAVLVARIRAVLRRFGHAGGSDRTETAEETVTGGVLTFGDLEIDTEGMEVRRAGAPVALTPTEMRLLLEFSSAPGTVLSRDKLLERVWDYGWGGDTRVVDVHVQRLRQKIGQDRIETVRGFGYKLKA, encoded by the coding sequence ATGGCAGACCAGACCCACGTTCTGTTCGTCGAGGACGACGACGTCATCCGTGAAGCCACCCAGCTCGCCCTGGAGCGGGACGGCTTCGCGGTCACGGCCATGCCCGACGGTCTGTCGGGCCTGGAGGCGTTCCGGGCCAACCGCCCCGACATCGCTCTGCTGGACGTCATGGTCCCCGGTCTGGACGGGGTCAGCCTGTGCCGTCGTATCCGGGACGAGTCGACCGTTCCGGTGATCATGCTGTCGGCGCGCGCCGACTCCATCGACGTCGTCCTCGGCCTGGAGGCGGGCGCCGACGACTATGTGACCAAGCCGTTCGACGGTGCCGTGCTGGTCGCGCGGATCCGGGCCGTGCTGCGCCGCTTCGGGCACGCGGGCGGCAGCGACCGGACCGAGACCGCCGAGGAAACGGTGACCGGTGGCGTGCTCACCTTCGGGGACCTGGAGATCGACACCGAGGGCATGGAGGTGCGCCGGGCCGGAGCGCCGGTGGCCCTCACCCCGACCGAGATGCGGCTGCTGCTCGAGTTCTCCTCGGCGCCGGGCACCGTGCTCTCCCGCGACAAGCTGCTGGAGCGCGTGTGGGACTACGGCTGGGGCGGGGACACCCGGGTTGTCGACGTGCATGTGCAGCGGCTGCGGCAGAAGATCGGCCAGGACCGGATCGAGACGGTCCGCGGCTTCGGCTACAAGCTGAAGGCCTGA